The proteins below come from a single Nitrospira sp. genomic window:
- a CDS encoding rhodanese-like domain-containing protein → MRSLLFITGAIVLAGILLQAPVPTLANHSYVLSVQQLQAGLAKASSASAKGFVLVDVRSPEEHASGMIPGTDLNIDFREIKARHRELGAKLDDHIVLYCQSGRRSNIAAETLADLGYTHVYNVVGSMNAWTEAGFPVAPGR, encoded by the coding sequence ATGAGATCTCTTCTTTTTATCACGGGTGCGATCGTGCTGGCTGGGATTCTCCTTCAGGCGCCAGTCCCTACCCTTGCCAATCATTCCTACGTATTGAGCGTGCAACAATTGCAAGCCGGTCTGGCCAAAGCGTCCTCCGCGAGCGCGAAGGGATTTGTCCTGGTCGATGTGCGTTCCCCTGAGGAGCATGCATCCGGCATGATTCCCGGCACCGATCTCAATATTGATTTTCGGGAGATCAAGGCGCGTCACCGGGAACTGGGCGCGAAGTTGGATGACCACATCGTCCTGTATTGCCAATCGGGCCGTCGTAGCAACATTGCGGCGGAAACTCTGGCCGATCTGGGATATACGCATGTTTACAATGTGGTGGGAAGCATGAACGCCTGGACCGAAGCGGGATTTCCTGTCGCGCCCGGCCGATAG
- a CDS encoding DUF523 and DUF1722 domain-containing protein, which yields MRTVALRLGISRCLLGEQVRFDGGHKRDLFLIDVLGRYVEWVPVCPEVEAGLGTPREAMRLVGNPQQPRLVGIQSGQDHTGALGAMTDRRLADLATGDLSGFVFKKDSPSCGVERVRTYNDHGMPNRKGVGLFARAFIGRFPLIPVEEEGRLSDPLLRENFIERVFCYRRWQDLIHGGVTRQAVVRFHTIHKYLLLAHSAPHYRELGRLVAQVHEYRPKDLALRYGELFMQALAVRATVRKHVNVLHHILGHFTDRLDAQEKSELLGVIADYHQGLTPLIVPLTLIKHYVQVFDVEYIRDQVYLNPHPKELMLRNHV from the coding sequence GTGAGGACGGTCGCCCTTCGCCTCGGCATCAGCCGATGCCTGCTCGGCGAGCAGGTTCGATTTGATGGAGGCCACAAACGAGACCTCTTCTTGATCGATGTCTTGGGGCGGTATGTGGAATGGGTTCCCGTCTGTCCGGAGGTAGAAGCGGGGCTCGGCACGCCGCGCGAAGCGATGCGGCTCGTGGGGAATCCGCAACAGCCGCGCCTGGTGGGTATTCAAAGCGGCCAGGATCACACTGGGGCCCTGGGGGCCATGACTGACCGGAGGCTAGCCGATCTCGCGACTGGTGATCTATCAGGCTTCGTGTTCAAGAAAGATTCCCCGAGCTGTGGCGTGGAGCGTGTGCGTACGTACAACGACCACGGTATGCCGAATCGCAAGGGCGTGGGTCTGTTTGCGCGGGCGTTTATCGGGCGATTCCCCCTGATTCCCGTGGAGGAAGAAGGTCGGCTGAGTGATCCCCTGTTGCGTGAGAACTTCATTGAGCGTGTGTTCTGCTACCGCCGCTGGCAGGATCTGATCCACGGGGGGGTGACGCGGCAAGCGGTGGTCCGGTTTCACACCATCCATAAATACCTGCTCCTGGCCCACAGCGCACCACATTATCGGGAGCTTGGCCGGCTGGTCGCCCAGGTGCATGAGTATCGACCCAAGGACCTGGCGCTTCGATACGGCGAACTCTTCATGCAGGCCTTGGCTGTGCGGGCGACGGTGCGCAAACACGTGAATGTGTTGCACCATATCCTGGGTCATTTTACAGATCGCCTCGACGCACAAGAGAAGTCGGAACTGCTGGGCGTGATTGCGGACTATCACCAAGGACTCACGCCCTTGATCGTGCCATTGACCCTGATCAAGCACTACGTCCAGGTCTTCGATGTGGAGTATATTCGCGACCAGGTGTACCTGAACCCGCATCCCAAGGAGTTGATGCTTCGTAATCACGTGTAG
- the pyrE gene encoding orotate phosphoribosyltransferase has protein sequence MLQDDLIAAFHQTQSFKWDPNGGFTLASGLRSPFYVDCRTLMAFPHARHLVAQRAWEVIKDQEIDCLGGLEIGAISIATSISDYAYLATPRRDWRTFFVRKQAKDHGLGRLVEGVVRAGDRALIVDDVLTSGGSVLKAITAARDAGLTVNTALVIVDRNEQDGRARIEQLGVRVASLLTIDDLMKGRPAAA, from the coding sequence ATGCTGCAAGACGATCTCATTGCTGCGTTTCACCAGACTCAGTCATTTAAGTGGGACCCGAACGGTGGATTTACACTCGCTTCCGGCCTGCGGAGCCCATTCTATGTGGATTGTCGAACGCTGATGGCCTTTCCCCATGCGCGCCATTTGGTCGCGCAACGCGCCTGGGAGGTCATCAAGGACCAGGAGATTGATTGTCTCGGTGGCCTGGAAATCGGCGCCATCTCCATCGCCACGTCGATCTCCGACTATGCTTATCTGGCAACCCCCCGCCGGGACTGGCGAACCTTTTTCGTACGCAAGCAGGCGAAGGACCATGGTCTCGGCCGGTTGGTCGAAGGTGTCGTGCGGGCGGGGGACCGTGCGTTGATCGTGGATGATGTGCTGACCAGTGGTGGATCCGTGCTGAAGGCCATCACCGCGGCCCGTGACGCAGGACTCACCGTGAACACCGCCCTCGTCATTGTCGATCGCAACGAGCAGGACGGCCGAGCCCGTATCGAGCAGTTAGGCGTACGGGTGGCGAGCCTGCTGACGATCGATGACCTGATGAAGGGACGACCGGCTGCGGCTTGA
- a CDS encoding CbiX/SirB N-terminal domain-containing protein, with product MATVRKGVILVGHGGIPRGCPQDLVTKLKRLEAQRRAAHQPPSAEEMELDAKIRHWPRNAETDPYQAGLEAVAAQLRAKIGDVLFAMAYNEFCAPTLEESVDQLVKQGATLIVVATTMFTPGGSHSEVEIPEILAHLRPQYPGVDLRYAWPFDLSLVAGTLADQVRRFS from the coding sequence ATGGCAACAGTGCGGAAGGGTGTGATTCTGGTCGGACATGGCGGCATTCCCAGGGGTTGTCCGCAAGATTTGGTGACGAAATTGAAGCGGCTCGAAGCACAGCGTCGCGCAGCCCATCAGCCGCCGTCGGCCGAGGAAATGGAGTTGGATGCCAAGATTCGCCACTGGCCGAGGAATGCGGAGACCGATCCCTATCAAGCGGGGCTGGAAGCGGTGGCGGCCCAATTGCGGGCCAAGATAGGCGATGTGCTGTTTGCCATGGCCTACAATGAATTTTGCGCGCCGACATTGGAAGAATCGGTCGATCAACTCGTCAAGCAGGGCGCGACCCTGATTGTCGTGGCCACGACGATGTTTACGCCCGGGGGTTCGCATTCTGAAGTCGAGATCCCGGAGATTCTTGCGCACCTTCGGCCGCAGTATCCGGGCGTGGATCTTCGGTATGCCTGGCCGTTTGATCTCAGCCTGGTTGCAGGGACGTTGGCTGACCAGGTGCGGCGGTTTTCCTGA